The Haloarcula sp. DT43 genome includes a region encoding these proteins:
- a CDS encoding DUF3267 domain-containing protein — protein sequence MPTSKHDPSDTLRPATPAGYEPPRQFRYSLVAVLGLVAVLLPVTAVVFGGVLWYAQGAALGTVFPVEETATSVTVTLTPGAAVACVGAVVGVTVAHELVHGLVYRWYGYRVSYGVAPQLGAFYAATFHQFQRRDHNVVAGIAPLVVLDTLLLPLLFAPVPLVALAAFVALLFNTAGAAGDLYLVATLLRTPSGSLMYDSDIRHSYLFYPES from the coding sequence GTGCCGACGAGCAAGCACGACCCGTCCGACACGCTGCGTCCGGCGACGCCCGCGGGCTACGAGCCGCCCCGACAGTTCCGGTACTCGCTCGTGGCGGTACTCGGTCTCGTGGCCGTCCTGCTGCCGGTCACCGCGGTGGTGTTCGGCGGCGTGCTCTGGTACGCCCAGGGGGCCGCGCTCGGGACCGTGTTCCCGGTCGAGGAGACCGCGACGAGCGTGACGGTCACGCTCACCCCCGGGGCGGCGGTCGCGTGCGTCGGTGCAGTGGTCGGCGTCACGGTGGCGCACGAACTGGTGCACGGGCTCGTCTATCGGTGGTACGGCTATCGCGTCTCCTACGGCGTTGCGCCCCAACTCGGCGCGTTCTACGCGGCGACGTTCCACCAGTTCCAGCGGCGGGACCACAACGTCGTCGCCGGTATCGCGCCGCTCGTCGTGCTCGATACGTTGCTGCTCCCCCTGTTGTTCGCCCCGGTCCCGCTGGTGGCGCTGGCGGCCTTCGTCGCCCTGCTGTTCAACACGGCCGGGGCCGCGGGCGACCTCTATCTGGTCGCAACGCTGCTCAGGACGCCGTCGGGGTCGCTCATGTACGACAGCGACATCCGGCACTCGTACCTGTTCTACCCCGAATCGTAG
- a CDS encoding metallophosphoesterase family protein, with amino-acid sequence MVSAPTFHPDLDASHQRIHSHRWEEIYVVGDVHGCRPTLERLLDRLDPTADDLVVFVGDLVRKGPDSAGVVDVVRQTPNFVTVRGNNEQKLIDGRKSIPSLTDDDLSWLASLPAAISWDDSLVVHGGLDHRKPIVEHDLTELLNMRSLVPDGSSDRPYWFETRSERPRVFFGHTVLSEPFETPSAVGLDTGCVYGGQLTAYRCSTGEFVTVDPETVHEDRSADSIVDPDRNAPVSP; translated from the coding sequence ATGGTCTCAGCACCGACGTTTCACCCGGACCTCGACGCATCACACCAGCGAATCCACAGCCACAGGTGGGAGGAAATCTACGTCGTGGGCGACGTCCACGGCTGTCGTCCGACGCTCGAACGGCTGTTGGACCGGCTGGACCCGACCGCGGACGACCTCGTCGTCTTCGTCGGCGACCTCGTTCGCAAAGGCCCGGACAGCGCCGGCGTGGTCGACGTCGTCCGGCAGACGCCGAACTTCGTGACCGTCCGGGGCAACAACGAACAGAAGCTCATCGACGGCCGCAAGTCGATTCCTTCGCTGACCGACGACGACCTCTCGTGGCTCGCCTCGCTCCCCGCGGCGATATCCTGGGACGATTCGCTCGTCGTCCACGGCGGCCTCGACCACCGGAAGCCCATCGTGGAACACGACCTGACCGAACTGCTGAACATGCGCTCGCTGGTCCCCGACGGGAGCTCCGACCGCCCGTACTGGTTCGAGACGCGCAGCGAGCGCCCGCGCGTCTTCTTCGGCCACACGGTGCTCTCGGAGCCGTTCGAGACGCCCAGCGCGGTCGGTCTGGACACCGGTTGCGTGTACGGCGGGCAACTGACGGCCTACCGGTGCTCGACGGGCGAGTTCGTTACCGTCGACCCGGAGACAGTCCACGAGGACCGGTCCGCCGACAGCATCGTCGACCCAGACCGGAACGCGCCGGTCTCGCCGTAA
- the ppk1 gene encoding polyphosphate kinase 1, whose protein sequence is MDGSESPDIEAYQPDDVDLTDSSLYLNRELSELAFQRRVLHEALDERNPLLERVRFLSIVTRNVDEFVMKRVGGLKQQIEAGVTETAPDGRTPREQWDAVHETLRPMLATQARCYRDAIRPALADEGIHVLEYEELGDGDQASMREYFEDSVLPTLTPLSFDPAHPFPFISNRSLSLAVLTRHPNADEPTFTRIKIPPNRPRLIQVDDARYVRIEDVIRANLDLLLPNVDIVDTALFRLTRNAEVRRNEEVAEDLIDMVEDVLEQRRFATVVRMEISADADPRIRATLTEQLGLDEREIYDLHGPLDYRDFAELTDLDRPDLSLDEWTPQPHPRLDTRNQRPLRNADQTADRDIFERIREGDILLHHPYHDFTDTVQRFLSAAAEDPDVLAVKAAIYRTASDSQVIQSLIDAAENGKQVAVMVELKARFDEQNNLEWVRKLEENGIHVAYGTVGLKTHTKTALVVREEDDGVELYSHVGTGNYHSETAKGYVDLGLLTADRNIGRDLTKVFNFFTGPSLDEDFRELLIAPVTMRREFTRCIRREARHAQAGRPARIVVKVNGLEDPAIVEELYRASMAGVDIDLVVRDICRLRPGLDGISENVSVYSLVGRFLEHSRIFYFENGARADPDEDDDWGEPEYYIGSADWMTRNLDYRVEAVTPVTSPEIQRQLRFTLELVLADNRKLWEMDSDGEYHQRYPDDGGQVVSAQDVLMREALKAGRADDSVAGIPGDYPLAGDLCIAGDATRRASTDRLSNPDDADDAAPTADPSGETFEVTDGGEDDLLSTHSDRWYVPDSVVYDYAVRTPDGERRYLKTKAGVADLLGRLYDNTE, encoded by the coding sequence ATGGACGGCTCCGAATCCCCGGACATCGAGGCGTACCAGCCGGACGACGTCGACCTGACCGACTCGTCGCTGTATCTCAACCGGGAACTGAGCGAACTCGCCTTCCAGCGACGGGTGCTCCACGAGGCGCTCGACGAGCGCAATCCGCTGCTCGAACGGGTCCGCTTTCTCTCCATCGTCACCCGGAACGTGGACGAGTTCGTGATGAAACGCGTCGGTGGCCTCAAACAGCAAATCGAGGCCGGCGTGACGGAGACGGCCCCGGACGGCCGGACGCCCCGCGAGCAGTGGGACGCGGTCCACGAGACGCTCCGGCCGATGCTGGCGACGCAGGCCCGGTGTTACCGCGACGCGATTCGCCCGGCCCTCGCTGACGAAGGCATCCACGTCCTTGAGTACGAGGAACTCGGCGACGGCGACCAGGCGTCGATGCGCGAGTACTTCGAGGACTCCGTGTTGCCGACGCTGACGCCGCTCTCGTTCGACCCCGCCCACCCGTTCCCGTTCATCTCGAACCGGTCGCTGTCGCTGGCGGTCCTCACTCGGCACCCGAACGCCGACGAGCCGACGTTCACCCGCATCAAGATTCCGCCGAACCGGCCCCGGCTGATACAGGTCGACGACGCTCGCTACGTCCGAATCGAAGACGTGATTCGGGCGAACCTGGACCTGCTGTTGCCCAACGTCGACATCGTCGACACGGCGCTGTTCCGACTGACGCGCAACGCCGAGGTGCGGCGCAACGAGGAGGTCGCCGAGGACCTCATCGACATGGTCGAGGACGTGCTCGAACAGCGCCGGTTCGCCACGGTCGTCCGGATGGAGATATCCGCCGACGCCGACCCGCGCATCCGGGCGACGCTCACAGAGCAACTCGGCCTCGACGAGCGCGAGATATACGACCTCCACGGGCCACTGGACTACCGCGACTTCGCGGAACTGACCGACCTCGACCGGCCGGACCTCTCGCTCGACGAGTGGACGCCACAGCCCCACCCTCGCCTCGACACCCGGAATCAGCGCCCGCTCCGCAACGCCGACCAGACCGCGGACCGCGACATCTTCGAGCGTATCCGGGAAGGCGACATCCTGTTGCACCACCCGTACCACGACTTCACGGACACAGTCCAGCGGTTCCTCTCGGCGGCCGCCGAAGACCCCGACGTGTTGGCGGTCAAGGCGGCCATCTACCGGACCGCCAGCGACTCGCAGGTCATCCAGTCGCTCATCGACGCCGCGGAGAACGGCAAGCAGGTGGCGGTGATGGTCGAACTGAAGGCCCGCTTCGACGAGCAGAACAACCTCGAGTGGGTGCGCAAACTGGAGGAGAACGGCATCCACGTCGCCTACGGCACCGTCGGCCTCAAGACCCACACGAAGACGGCGCTGGTCGTCCGAGAGGAGGACGACGGCGTCGAACTGTACTCCCACGTCGGGACCGGCAATTACCACTCCGAGACGGCGAAAGGCTACGTCGACCTCGGCCTGCTGACCGCCGACCGGAACATCGGCCGCGACCTGACGAAGGTGTTCAACTTCTTCACCGGCCCGTCGCTGGACGAGGACTTCCGCGAACTGCTCATCGCGCCGGTGACGATGCGCCGGGAGTTCACCCGCTGTATCCGCCGCGAGGCCCGGCACGCCCAGGCCGGCCGCCCCGCCCGCATCGTCGTCAAGGTCAACGGCCTCGAAGACCCCGCCATCGTCGAGGAACTGTATCGCGCGTCGATGGCCGGCGTCGACATCGACCTCGTCGTCCGGGACATCTGCCGGCTCAGGCCCGGTCTCGACGGTATCAGCGAGAACGTCTCGGTGTACTCGCTCGTGGGTCGCTTCCTCGAACACTCCCGAATCTTCTACTTCGAGAACGGCGCGCGGGCCGACCCCGACGAGGACGACGACTGGGGCGAACCGGAGTACTACATCGGCAGCGCCGACTGGATGACGCGGAACCTCGACTACCGCGTCGAGGCCGTCACGCCCGTCACGAGCCCCGAAATACAGCGACAGCTCCGGTTCACCCTCGAACTCGTCCTCGCTGACAACCGCAAGCTCTGGGAGATGGACAGCGACGGGGAGTACCACCAGCGGTACCCGGACGACGGCGGACAAGTCGTCAGCGCACAGGACGTCCTGATGCGAGAGGCGCTGAAGGCCGGCCGCGCGGACGACTCCGTCGCGGGCATCCCTGGCGACTACCCGCTGGCCGGCGACCTCTGCATCGCGGGCGACGCCACCCGCCGGGCGTCCACGGACCGGCTGTCGAACCCGGACGACGCCGACGACGCGGCTCCGACAGCCGACCCGAGTGGCGAGACGTTCGAAGTCACGGACGGCGGCGAGGACGACCTCCTGTCGACGCACAGCGACCGGTGGTACGTCCCCGACAGTGTCGTCTACGACTACGCCGTCCGGACGCCCGACGGGGAGCGGCGCTACTTGAAGACCAAAGCCGGCGTCGCGGACCTCCTCGGCCGACTGTACGATAATACTGAATAG
- a CDS encoding AIM24 family protein, whose protein sequence is MDLQEFASANAPTDGGDGFQKENNRLLDVPLDGTVMVKAGSMVAYTGEVTFTGRSSAEGGITGFVKEAVSGEGTPIMEAEGSGHLYVAENGKKVQVLDLDDGESISVNGTDVLAFESSVDYEINTVSSLSGMAAGGLTNVYLTGPGEIALTTHGDPLVMTPPVFTDPDATVAWSSNLSPSFEMNKAFEIGQTSGESIQMEFTGDDGFVVVQPNEEGSVTQSRN, encoded by the coding sequence ATGGACTTACAGGAATTCGCCAGCGCCAACGCCCCCACGGACGGCGGCGATGGGTTCCAGAAGGAGAACAACAGGCTCCTCGACGTCCCGCTCGACGGCACCGTGATGGTCAAGGCCGGTTCGATGGTCGCCTACACCGGCGAGGTCACGTTCACCGGTCGGTCCTCGGCGGAGGGCGGTATCACGGGCTTCGTCAAGGAAGCCGTCAGCGGCGAGGGGACGCCGATAATGGAGGCCGAGGGGAGCGGTCACCTCTACGTCGCCGAGAACGGCAAGAAAGTGCAGGTGCTGGACCTCGACGACGGGGAATCGATATCGGTCAACGGCACGGACGTGCTCGCGTTCGAATCGAGCGTCGACTACGAAATCAACACCGTCAGCAGCCTCTCCGGTATGGCCGCCGGCGGCCTGACGAACGTCTACCTGACCGGCCCCGGCGAAATCGCGCTGACGACCCACGGCGACCCGCTGGTGATGACCCCACCGGTCTTTACCGACCCGGACGCGACCGTGGCGTGGAGTTCGAACCTCTCGCCCTCTTTCGAGATGAACAAGGCGTTCGAAATCGGCCAGACCTCCGGCGAGTCGATACAGATGGAGTTCACCGGCGACGACGGGTTCGTCGTCGTCCAGCCCAACGAGGAAGGTTCGGTCACCCAGAGCCGGAACTAG